One genomic window of Salvia miltiorrhiza cultivar Shanhuang (shh) chromosome 4, IMPLAD_Smil_shh, whole genome shotgun sequence includes the following:
- the LOC131019841 gene encoding non-specific lipid-transfer protein 2-like isoform X2, translated as MAAMTKAMCVALIAVVMVAAAAPPAEAAINCDTVISFLRPCHPWVSNKGPLGRCCGGVKGLNGAAKSTPDRQRACSCLKSIAASNPDIILSRAAILPQQCGVNIPYKISLSTDCSKVR; from the exons ATGGCTGCAATGACCAAGGCAATGTGCGTGGCCCTCATCGCCGTCGTGATGGTGGCGGCGGCCGCACCGCCTGCCGAGGCGGCGATAAACTGCGACACGGTGATCTCATTCTTGAGACCGTGCCACCCATGGGTGAGCAACAAAGGCCCACTTGGGCGCTGCTGCGGCGGAGTCAAGGGACTGAACGGCGCCGCCAAGTCCACCCCCGACCGCCAAAGGGCATGCAGCTGCCTGAAATCCATCGCCGCCAGCAACCCCGACATCATCCTCAGCAGAGCCGCCATACTTCCTCAGCAATGCGGTGTTAACATTCCCTACAAGATTAGCCTTTCCACTGACTGCTCTAA GGTGAggtga
- the LOC131019841 gene encoding non-specific lipid-transfer protein 2-like isoform X1, with amino-acid sequence MAAMTKAMCVALIAVVMVAAAAPPAEAAINCDTVISFLRPCHPWVSNKGPLGRCCGGVKGLNGAAKSTPDRQRACSCLKSIAASNPDIILSRAAILPQQCGVNIPYKISLSTDCSNCCGAG; translated from the exons ATGGCTGCAATGACCAAGGCAATGTGCGTGGCCCTCATCGCCGTCGTGATGGTGGCGGCGGCCGCACCGCCTGCCGAGGCGGCGATAAACTGCGACACGGTGATCTCATTCTTGAGACCGTGCCACCCATGGGTGAGCAACAAAGGCCCACTTGGGCGCTGCTGCGGCGGAGTCAAGGGACTGAACGGCGCCGCCAAGTCCACCCCCGACCGCCAAAGGGCATGCAGCTGCCTGAAATCCATCGCCGCCAGCAACCCCGACATCATCCTCAGCAGAGCCGCCATACTTCCTCAGCAATGCGGTGTTAACATTCCCTACAAGATTAGCCTTTCCACTGACTGCTCTAA TTGTTGTGGTGCAGGGTGA